From the Gemmatimonadota bacterium genome, the window GGTCTCAAGGACGACCATGCCCGCTCCCTCGCCCAGGACGAATCCGTCCCGTTCGGCGTCAAAGGGCCGGCTTGCCCGCTCCGGCTCGTCGTTTCGGAGGGAAAGAGCGCGCATGTTGCTGAACCCGGCCACGGCCATGGGGGAGATGCTGGCCTCCGTCCCGCCGGTGACCATGACGTCCGCGTCCCCGTGCTGCAGGATCCGGAAGGCGTCGCCTATCCCGTGTGCGCCACTCGAACAGGCCGATACCGTGGTGTAGTTGGGGCCCTTCAGACCATGAATCATCGAGATGTGACCGGGGGCCATATCCGCGATCATCATCGGAATGAAAAAGGGACTCACCCGGCCTGGACCCTTGTTCACCAGGTTCGTATGCTGGTTTTCGAAAGTCCAGATCCCGCCGACGCCCGTGCCCATGACCACCCCGATGCGTTCCCGGTCTACGCTGTCGAGATCCAGCCTCGAGTCGTCGATCGCCATCTGCGCCGCGATCACCGCGTACTGGACGTTGTCGTCCATGCGCCGCACTTCCTTCCGATCGATATAGTCCGCCGCGTTGAAATCCTTCAACTCGGCCGCGATCTGCGCTGGAAATGCGCTCACATCGAACTTGGTGATGGGCCCAACGCCGCTTTGGCCGTCGCAAAGGGCCTTCCAGTAGGTATCGAGCGTGAGCCCCACGGGACTCAGGACACCCATACCGGTAACGACAACGCGCTCTGCCACGCCGATATCTCCCGAAATCAACCGGCCGCATCCCCCGGACTGCCTGGGATCACGGACCGGACTTGAGTTGATTCAGCCGTCTATATTGGCCTGGAGATACTTGATCGCGTCACCTACCGTGACGATCTTCTCGGCGTCCTCGTCGGGAATCTCGAGATCGAATTCTTCCTCGAGGGCCATGACGAGCTCGACCGTATCGAGCGAGTCGGCGCCCAGGTCGTCTGTAAACGAGGCATTGTCGGTAACCTGGTCACCGTCCACGCCAAGCTGCTCGGCGATGATCTCCTTTACGCGATCTTCCATCGTTTTCCTCCTGTACGGATGAATTGTTGGCTCTTCGTTCACATGCTAAGATGAGATTTGTTTCTTCCATTGATGCAAATCATACGGCGCGCGATCCGCCTGAAACAGACCGGCTTCCGCGAACCATGCGGCGCGCGATCCGCCTGAAACAGACCGGCTTCCGCGAACCATGCGGCGCTCGGCCCGTCCGCGACAGATGGCATCCGCTCACATGCCCATGCCGCCGTCGACGCGCATCACCTGGCCCGTTATGAAGGCGGCGTCGTCGGACGCCAGGAATGCCGCGATGCCGGCTACGTCGTCGGGTTGTCCGGCCCGGGAAAGCGGTGTGGCGTCCAGGAACGCGGTCCGCACGGCCTCGGGAAGCGACGCCGTCATGGCGGTTTCGATATACCCCGGGGCGATCGCGTTGACCGTGATTCCCCGGCTGCCGACCTCTTTCGCCACCGATTTGGTGAAGCCGACAATCCCGGCCTTGGAGGCGGCGTAGTTGGCCTGTCCCGCGTTCCCCGAGAGGCCGACGATCGAGGTCATATTGATGATCCTGCCGCTCCGCTGTCGCATCATTGGCCGGATGACGGCCTGGGTGCAGATAAACACGCTGCCCAGGTTGACGTGCACGACCTCGTCCCAGTCAGCCTGTTTCATGCGCATCAGGAGCGTATCCCGGACCGTAGCCGCGTTGTTTACCAGGACGTCGATAGATCCGTATGCTTCAACCACACTGTCGACCAGGTCTTTCACGCTGTCCCGGTCGTCGATGCGTACGGACAGCCCCCTTGCGTCGCCCCCTTTTTGCTTCAATGCCTCAGCGGCTTCCTCGGCCTTCGTCCCGTCGCGGCTCGTAATGACCACCCGGGCGCCTTCCGCGGCGAATCGTTCGGCGACGGCGGAACCGATCCCCTGGGCGCCGCCCGTTACGACGGCAACTTTGCCCTTCAAGCCACGCAAAACTGAAGATCCCCGTGAACATGTGCTTTTTTAAGTGTTTTCATTACCGTTCCACCACGGGTTGGCCGAGCGTTTCGGTTACTATTCCACCACGGGCTGGCCGAGGGTTTCGACTACGGCAGACACGTCCTCGAGCTTATCCGCATTCAAGATGCCGACGCCGCGGTGCATCCTTTTCATGAGTCCCGTGAGTACGCTGCCCGGTCCCGCCTCCACTACGGTGTCCACCCCGTGGCCGGCCAGGGTCTGCATGGATTCCACCCAGCGTACCGGCCGGGTCAACTGCTCGATCAACAGGCGGCGGATATCTTCCGGTTCCGTCACGGCCCGGGCGGTTACATTGGCCACCAGCGGCGTGTCGGCGCGGGTGATGACGGCTTTTCCGATCGCCTCCGCCAGGCCCTGCCGGGCATGCTCCATGAGTTCGGAGTGGAACGCCCCGCTTACCTCGAGGGGCACAACCCTCCTGGCCCCCGCATCCCGAGCGGCTTCCATGGCCCGTTCTACGGCCGGCACGGCCCCGGCGATGACCGTCTGCAGCGGGGAGTTGTAGTTGGCCGGCTGGACGGGCTCGCCCTCCCTGCTCGCCGACCGGCAGACGTCGTCGACTTCCTGCGGCGAAAGGCCGATCACGGCCGCCATGGTGCCTGGCTGTCTTTGTCCGGCCTCGTGCATCAGGGTGCCGCGCAGGCGGACCAAGCGCACCGATTCCTCGAACGCAAGTGAGCCCGCCGCGACCAGCGCCGAGTATTCCCCCACGCTGTGGCCGGCGACATAATCCGGACGGATCCCCTGTTCGCTCAGCAGGGATGCCACCGCCGCGCTGTGCACCAGGATGGCCAACTGCGTGTAATTCGTTTGCTTCAGGGTCTCGGCGGGGCCTTTAAAGGAGATCCCGGCGATATCGGCACCGGTGATCTCACGGGCCTGCCGGTACAGTTCCCGTACCTGCGGATACCGGTCGTGCAGGTCCCGGCCCATGCCCACGTACTGGGAAGCCTGCCCTGGAAACAAGAAAGCGATCCTGGCTTGGGTCATGGATTAGCGCGCCGAACCTAAATTGCTTCGACTTCCTGTACTTCCCTTCCCTGGTAGTATCCGCAATGGGGGCAGACGCGGTGCGCGCGTTTCTTCTCCCCGCAGTGGTCGCAGTCCACCAGCGCCGGCATCGAAAGTACCCAGTGCGTCCGGCGCTTACGACTCCGTGCCCGGGATTGGCGTCGCTTGGGCAGGGCCATGTCTTATTCCTCCTTCAACAACGTTTTCAGTGTGTGCCAGCGCGGGTCCACCTGCCGCGTACCACAACCGCAGGCGCCCTCGTTGAGGTTCCGCCCGCATTCCGGACAGAGCCCCCTGCAATCTTCGCTGCACAGGGGTTTCATGGGGATATTCAGGTTGACGAGTTCCGCGATGCGCCGACTCAGGTCTATCGTCTTCGCGCCGTAGTCCAGGATTTCCACGTCGTCGGCTTCGGTCAGCTCCTCGCCCTCCGGTATGGCGCGGTCGGTCTTCTCGTAGTAGGTCGCGATTTCGCCGCTGATATGTTCCTCCACGTCTTCGAGGCATCTGCCGCAGGAAAAGGTCATGGCGACCGCTATATCAGCCTGCAGCACCAGCGAATTCTCGGAGACCGTGAGGGTGCCGTCCACCTTGACAGGTGAAGCGAAACGGCAATCCTCGTCCGGAAGAAAATCGGCGGCGGGCGTGTCTTCTAGGTGGATGGGATGTAAACCTTCGGCCAAATGCTCAATCGCGATTCGCATATCGACTGCTTGTTCAGTATTGCCAAGACCAGACTTTACACGCATATCCCGTACCGTAACCCGGGTGTCTCCGGCATTCCGTAAATTGCCCGGAAGCCACTAATAATACGGGGGTTACCCCGGTCATGTCAAGAGGAAAATCCCCGGATCAGGCGAGTGCGGATCGGATCAAATCGACTACGTCGGCCGATCGGTCGGCCACTGGAATACCGGCGTCGTTCAACGCGCTCACTTTTTCCTCGGCTCCGCCCGTTCCGCCCGATATGATCGCGCCGGCGTGTCCCATGCGTTTGCCGGGCGGCGCCGTGCGCCCCGCGATGAATCCGACTACGGGTTTTGTCATGTTTTCCCGGACGAATTCCGCGGCCCTTTCCTCGTCGGAGCCTCCGATCTCGCCGATCATGACTACCGCGTGGGTATCCGGGTCCGCCTCGAAGGCCTCGAGGGCGTCGATGAAGCCCGTCCCGATGATCGGATCACCGCCGATGCCCAGGCAGGTGGACTGGCCGATGCCCGCGCTCGTCAACTGGTGGACGATCTCGTAGGTCAACGTGCCGCTGCGGGAAACCACGCCCACGTGACCGGGCTGGTGTATGTGGCCGGGCATGATACCGACCTTGGTGACGCCCGGCGTGATGGCGCCGGGACAGTTCGGTCCCAGAAGGCGTACGCCAGAATGCTGCAGGACGGCGTAGACCCGGGCCATGTCCAGCGTGGGGATGCCTTCCGTAATGCAGATCACCAGGTCCAATTCGGCGTCGATCGCCTCGTGAATCGCATCGGCCGCGAAGGCGGGGCGGACGTAGATGATCGACGTATTGGCACCCGTGGCCGAAGCTGCTTCCGCCAGCGTATCGTAAACCGGGATGCCGTCCAGGTCCTGGCCGCCTTTACCGGGCGTGACTCCGGCGACGACATTCGTTCCATAGGCCGCCATCTGGCGCGTGTGAAAGGAGCCGTCCCTGCCGGTAATCCCCTGCACGACGACACGGGTGTTTTCGTTTACCAGGATGCTCATCTTCCCCCCTCCCCGAGTTCAACAGCCTTCTGAACAGCCTCCGCCATGGTGTCGACGGCGACGAGTCCAACGGATTCGAGTATGCGCCGGCCTTCCTCTTCGTTCGTCCCGGTAAGCCGGATGACGATGGGCAGCGTGAGCGGACCGCCGGATCCCTCGGCGATGCGCTCGAGGGCGGTGACGATGCCGTTGGCCACGTCGTCGCAGCGCGTGATCCCGCCGAAAATATTGAATAGCACGGCTTTGACGCGGTCGTCGGATGTGATGATGTTCATGGCGGTGACGACCTTGTCCGGGTTCGAGCTGCCGCCGATATCGAGAAAGTTCGCGGGCATGCCGCCGTAGAACTTCACCATGTCCATCGTCGCCATGGCCAGGCCCGCGCCGTTGACGATGCAACCGATATCGCCGTCGAGTTTGACGAAGCTGAGATCCGCGTCCCGCGCCTCGGCCTCGGTGGGCTCTTCCGATTCGGGATCGAGCATGGCCGCGATTTCGTCGTGCCTGAACAGGGCGTTGTCGTCGATGTTCATCTTCCCGTCTAGGGCCCACAGTTTACCGTCCGGAGTGGTCACGAGAGGATTGATCTCCGCCAGGGACGCGTCGCTTTCGATAAACGCGTCGTAGAGCCGTCCAAGAATGCCCGCGGCCTGGTTCACCACCGCGGGATCGGAGTAGAGCTTGTAGGCCAGGGACCGGGCCTGGTACGGAAGCAGTCCCAGGAGGGGGTCGACGGCCAGCTTGTGGATCTTCTCCGGCGTCTCCCGGGCAACTTCCTCGATATCGACGCCGCCCGCCGCGCTGACCATGAACACCGGCCGCCGGGTCTGCCGGTCCAGGATGATCCCCACGTAGGCTTCATGGGCGATCTCCACCGCCTCGGCCACCAGTACCTGCCGGACCGTCAGGCCCTTGATGTCCATGCCCAGGATCTGACTCGCCTTCTCGGCGGCCTCATCGGGCGTCGAAGCCAGTTTCACGCCGCCTGCCTTGCCCCGGCCGCCGACGTGCACCTGTGCCTTGACCACCACCCGCGCGTCCAGTTCCTCCGCGATGCGCCGGGCTTCTTCCGACGTCCTCGCCACCTGCTCCCGCGGGATCGCCATCCCGTGCCGGGCGAAGATGCCCTTCGCCTGGTATTCGTGAATATTCAATTCGTGCTCCTTGGATTTCGTGTTTCTCCTGCAGATTTCGTATTTCTCCTGCTCCTATTGAACCCCCACCGAACTTTTCCGTTCCTCCTTCTTTATTTTATACCCAGTACCTATCCCTGTCTTCTCGCCATACCGCCCAGCGCGTCGAAACCCGGCTTGAGGGCGGGATACATGGATTTGAAGATCCCGTAGCACTCCTCGTACCGCGCCGTCGCATCCCGGTCCGGTTCCGTCCGGGAAGCGACGGTGACCAGGTCGTCCGTGGCCTCCTCGACGGTGCCGTACACGCCGGTGCCGATGGCGGCCAGGATGGCGGCCCCGAAGGCGGGGCCTTCCTCCGCGTTAACGGTGACCACTTCCGCGTCGTAGATGTCCGCCTGGATCTGCCGCCACAGTCCGCTCCGCGCGCCGCCGCCCGTGGAGCGGACCTGTGTGACGGACAGTCCGAGTTCCCGCATGATCTCTATGGAATCCCGCAGGGCGAAAGTCACGCCCTCCATGACGGACCGGATCATGTGGGGGCGTCCGTGACGCCCGGTGATGCCGACAAAGGCGCCCCGTGCGTTGGCGTCCTTGTGGGGGGTGCGCTCGCCCATGAGATAAGGAAGAAACACCAGGCCCTCGCTGCCCGCCGGCGCGCGGGCCGCCTGGGCCGTCATCAGTTCGTAGGGGTCGGTGTCCAGCATCCGTGCCGCACTGGCCTCCACTTCGCCCAGGGTGTTGCGCAGCCACTGGAAGGCGCCCCCCGCAAAGAGGGTCACCCCCATCAGGTACCACTTGTCGGGGACGCTGTGGCAGAAGGTGTGGACCCGCATTTCCGGATCGACGCGGACATCGTCGGTGTGGGCAAAGACCACGCCCGATGTGCCGAGGCTCGCCAGAATCCGTCCCGAACGGACGATACCGGCGCCCACGGCGCCGCAGGTATTGTCGGCCCCGCCGCCGATGACGGGCGTGCCGGCCTCGAGTCCCATTTCCCCGGCGACTTCCGCCGTCACGCGGCCGCATACGTCGGTGGATTCGAAGGTGGGCGGCATGAAATCCGACGGCAGGCCGATGGCGTCCAGCATGGGGCCGGACCAACGGCGTTCGCAGACGTCGAACAACAGGGTGCCCGCGGCGTCGGACACCTCCATGGCGAATTCGCCCGTCATCCGGAACCGGATATAGTCCTTGGGCAGCAGCACCCGCCTAATGCGGTCGTATACCTGGGGCTCATGATCGCGGACCCAGATCAGCTTGGGCGCAGTGAAGCCTTCGAGCGCCGGATTGGACACCCAGCGCACCAGGTTTTCTTCGCCCGCCTTTTCCGTGATCCAGCGGCACTGCTCCGTGGTTCGCGTATCGCACCACAGGATGGATGGGCGAAGCACCTCGTTCTGCCCGTCGAGCAGCACCGAACTGTGCATCTGTCCCGACAGGCCGACCCCGGCGATGGAATCGGGCGGGACGCCGGCGATACCCATGGCTTCGCGGACCGTGTTCGACGCCGCGCGCCACCAGTCCTCCGGGTCCTGTTCGGCCCAGTTGGGTCGGGGCGTATGCATTGCGATTTCCTCGAAGGCGCGCGCCACTAAACAACCGCGTTCGTCGACGATAATCGTCTTGATGCCCGAGGTGCCGATATCGATACCGATAAGATGTCTCATACGCGAACCACCGCCATTTGAACCGTCGTCACTTCAACCACCGCCAGTTGCACCGCCGCCTGTAGAACTGCCGCTTGTAGAACCACTGCTTTTCGAACCGCCGCCATTTGAATCGCTGCCTTTCGAACCGTCGTCCGTTGCACCGCCGCCATTTGAATCGCTGCCTTTCGAACCGTCGTCCGTTGCACCGCCGCCTGTTGAACTGCTACCTTACCGGCACAAAAAAACCTGCGCAGGACCGCAGGAAACGGAAAGATGGCGATGGGAGTCGGATTCAACTCATGTACGCGTGCAATCGGACGCTGCGGGAGGTATGCCGCAACCGGCGAATCGCCCGTTCCTTGATTTGGCGCACCCGCTCCCGGGTCAACCCGAACTGCTTGCCGATTTCGTCCAGGGTCATCGGCTTGTCCTTGTTGATCCCGAAATAGGATCGAATCACGGCGGCTTCGCGGTCCGTGAGGGTGTTCAGCGCCCAGACCACTTCCTCCTTGAGCGATTTCTCCATGACCGGCGTTTCCGGCGACTCGATGGTCGTATCTTCGATCACGTCGAGCAGGCGTCCCTCCTCGCCGGGTGAGAAAGGCGCGTCGAGGGACAGGTGGGGACTGAAAGTCCGCATGATGTCGACCACTTCCTTGTGATCCAGCGACAACCGGCCGGCGATCTCATGGGTCGTGGGCTCCCGGCCCAGTTCCTGCTTGAGGCCCCGTACGACCTTGTTGATACGCCGCAACTCCTCCGCCCGGTTTAACGGAAGGCGGAAGATCCGCGACTGCTCGGCGAGCGCCTGCATGATCGCCTGCCGCACCCACCAGACCGCGTAGGATATGAACTTGAATCCCTTGTGTTCATCGTACCGCTGCGCAGCCTTGATCAAGCCTATATTGCCCTCGTTGATGAGGTCGGCAAGGGGCAGGCCCTGGTTCTGGTATTGCCTCGCCACCACCACGACAAAACGAAGATTGGCCTGGATAAGCTGGTTAATGGCGCCGTTCACCCCGTTGCGCGCGTCGCGCGCCAGGGCCATTTCCTCTTCCAGGTTCAGGACCGGTATGGACCTTATTTCCTTCAGGTAGGTATCAAGTGACCGGTCATCCCCCGGATTCCTCGATCCAACCCGGGAAACGTTGACTTTCGACTGGGCGGTCCTGGCCATGATCTTCCTCCGATACCGCATGCAGACCCGCTGAAGACGGCACTAAACGGCTTCAGCTCCGATTGGAAGAAAGAAAATGCGGATATCGTTTGGATTTACGGAGAACCCGTCCCAAGAATGATCCCCCGGTTCCTTACACTATAATGACGCCCCGGACAGGCCGTCAAGTTTTTAAGGTGAAATCTGCGGCGTTATGCAACCCGGCTCAAAACACCCGTTTCTCGACGGCGTTTCCGATATAGATATCCATCATCGTGGTCCGGTTGCCCCAGAAGTGATCCTGTCCCCACGAATTGGGCTCCAGGCCCTTGAACCAGGGCTTGCGCAGGTCCAGCACATGGGTGTGATAGATGAACACACCGCCGACGTCCTCGACGAGGATGCGCTCTGCCTGCGCGTAGTATTCCATGCGTTTCGCCTCGTCCATGGTCGTTCCCCCGGCCTGCAGCAACCGGTCGAAGGCGTCGTTCTTCCAGTCATGCCGGCCGTGGCCGACCGGTTGGGAATGCCAGACCTGGGACAGCATGTTGTCGGGGTCGGGATAATCGTACTGGTAGGGGATCAGTCCGAAGGGGATAGAGTACTGGTACATGTTGTCCATGTAGAGTCCGATTTCCTGGTTCCGGATCTCGACGCGCATGCCCAGGGTCTCCAACAGCATGCCCTGGATCGCTTGGGCGATGCCCATCTGGGTCGGATCCGCCTGACGCAGCCAGAATTCGATAGAAGGCAGGCCCTTGCCGTCCGGGTAACCGGCTTCCTCCAGAAGACGCCGGGCTTCCGGCGGGTCGTAACGCTGGACATCCTTCAGCAGATCGCCCGTGTATCCAGGAAAGTTGGGCGGCAGCATCGTGTAGGCGGGCGTGCCGTGGCCCTGCAGGATGACCCGGCAGATGGTCTCACGGTCGATGGCGTGGCTGACCGCCCGGCGGACCCGCACGTCGTCAAAGGGAGGTACCGCGGTACGGAAGAAGAGGTACCAGGTCTGGAAGTGGGCATTGGAGGTCAATTCCCGGGTCAGTTCGGGGCTGTTCTCGATCTCTCCCAGGAATTGGGCAAAGACGCCCTGCCGGTCGACCTCGTTGTTCTCGTAGGGCGTGATGCCGGGATGGGTGCCGGCGATGATGAACTTCAGCTTGATCTTCTCCAGGTAGCCCGGGTACGGCCCGTTATAGTAGGGGTTCAGTTCGTAGGAGATGTAACGGTCCGTGATCCATTCGTCCAGCTTGTAACTGTAGTTGCTGACCATGTTGCCCGGCTCGGTCCAGCGGCGGCCGTGCTTCCGCACCTGCCAGGGCGGCACGGGCGCCGCGGAATTGTAGGCCATGATGTGGGGGAGAAACGGGCACGGGGCCTCGGCCTCGATCTCCAGGGTCAGGTCGTCGATGGCGCGCACGCCCACCGAGTCGGGATCGCTGATCTTGCCGTGATTGAAGTCCCGCGCGTTCTTGATATTGTAGAAGAGAAACGCGAAGACATTGCCCTCGTTCGGATCCAGGAAGCGCTTGAAGGTGTATTCGAAATCGTGGGCGGTCACTGCCCTGCCGTCGCTCCAGCGGGCACCCTCCCGCAGGTGAAAGGTCCAGGTCCGCCCATCCTCGGACGGTTCCCAGTTGTCGGCGGCCCCTGGAATGAGGACATCATCGGCGTCGAACATGGTAAGTCGTTCGAAAAGATAGGGATCCGCGCCCTTGACGCCGTAGTTGTCCATGCTCACGTCCAGCGTCTTGGGCTCTTCGATGAAGTACATCATTATCTGTTCGTGGAGCGGTGCCGCGTCGGGCGGCAACTGCTTCCCCAGACTGTTGTCGACCGGTCCTTCGGAGCGTTGTACCGGGGCGCTTTCGTCGTCTCCGCAGCCGGTTATGAGGAGCAGGACGAGAAGCAGGGAACGGACCGGGATGACGGGGGAGGGCATCGAACGCGCTTCCTTCGATCGTGTGTCTACCGGGCATCGGCCATAAACTGCCTCAGGGTGAACTGTCTCGGGTGATACCACCTGCACGCGACGAGGCAAACGACCGCTCGGTTCATATCTGGTAAGGTAGGATTTTATGCGTTTTATGAATAATGCCCACAGGCCGAACAAGGGTCAATAGAAAAGAGGGGCGCGCCCGGAAGGGCGATTCTTGACTTCCGGGCACGGGAACGGTAGGTTGGTGCGACCTTTCTCCTTAATTCTCCTGTAGCCGGAATACCTGCTATGGCCGAACCAACTCCAGAGCAGTCGCGTCCCACGCTTCGCAAGTCTCTCGGGCTATTCGACGGAATCACCATCCTGGTGGGCATCACCATCGGGGCCGGAATCTTCTCGGCGCCCCAGATCATCGCGGGATTCACCGGGTCTTTCACGCCCATTCTTTGGCTCTGGATCGCCGGCGGCGCCTTCATTTTCATCGGCGGCCTCGTCTACGCGGAACTGGGCAGCCGCATGCCGGACACGGGCGGCGAATACATGTATATCAGCCGGGCCTTCGGCCCTTTCGCCGGGTTCATGTTCGGCTGGTCCCAGCTGTTCATCATCCGCACCAGTCCCCTCGCCGGACTGGCGATCGTCACGGTCAACTATTTCACCTATTTCGTCGAACTGACGCGCGTCGAACGGATCGCCGCCGCCCTGTTCATCATCCTGCTGCTCGCCATCCTGAACTACATCGGCGTGCACCGTGCGGGGTTCTACCAGCGCCTGACCACCGTGCTAAAGGTCGCCGGCCTGATGCTCCTCGTGGTACTTGGATTCTCCCTGGACTACGGCGGAGAAAACCTGCTTGGGACCGCCGCGGCGCCGACCGGAACGCTCGGTCCCGTCGGCAATATCATCGCCGCCGCCTTCATGGTGGTCTTCGCCTACATGGGATTCGAACGGGTGGGTTACTCGGCGGGAGAGATGAAGGATCCCCGGCGCACCATACCCCTGACCATGTTCGTGGGCATCACCGCGATCGTCGTGATCTATGTCCTGGCGAATCTCCTCTACCACCAGACCCTCGGCATGGAAGGCGTCCGGACGAGCAGCATCGTGGCATCGGACACGGCGGTCCTGCTGCTGGGTCCGCTCGGCGCGGGATTCATCGCCGTCACCGTCATGATTTCCACGACCGGCAGCATGAACGGGACCTTCATGACCGCCACACG encodes:
- a CDS encoding amino acid permease, which gives rise to MAEPTPEQSRPTLRKSLGLFDGITILVGITIGAGIFSAPQIIAGFTGSFTPILWLWIAGGAFIFIGGLVYAELGSRMPDTGGEYMYISRAFGPFAGFMFGWSQLFIIRTSPLAGLAIVTVNYFTYFVELTRVERIAAALFIILLLAILNYIGVHRAGFYQRLTTVLKVAGLMLLVVLGFSLDYGGENLLGTAAAPTGTLGPVGNIIAAAFMVVFAYMGFERVGYSAGEMKDPRRTIPLTMFVGITAIVVIYVLANLLYHQTLGMEGVRTSSIVASDTAVLLLGPLGAGFIAVTVMISTTGSMNGTFMTATRVYYAMARDGLFFKWLDHIHPVYRTPSRAIIAHAVWDRPFCCSGGPSKPSWQGWCSRYSSSSGPIPWPCSGSAVWASARKTGTGCRCIRGRRSSSWPASSSSLFCAPPSNGTTRSSTLPLSPRACHSGSSGGRRGASQAGSWHAGHPPATPFNNHGFVVNAAGTGSVFPLRNCLCGVYLTVPYQV